A genomic segment from Polyangium mundeleinium encodes:
- a CDS encoding phosphatase PAP2 family protein translates to MSLLDGILVADEALLRAARGSPAWATPLFVAVTFLGGGWGMLAFIPFLARDATRATTVRLVAALVATSALVSTVKALVGRVRPCDALDACEAVFIASPGGHSFPSGHAAGSFAFAAFVASVRPVFAVPAFVFAALVAWSRCFLAVHYPSDILVGALVGTSIGLVAARLRGRLDLKGSSRSGTRSPASSRPAPGGTGTQD, encoded by the coding sequence TTGAGCCTCCTCGATGGGATCTTGGTGGCCGACGAGGCCCTCCTCCGCGCCGCCCGCGGCTCGCCCGCCTGGGCCACGCCTCTCTTTGTCGCCGTCACCTTCCTCGGCGGCGGCTGGGGCATGCTCGCTTTCATCCCCTTCCTCGCGCGCGACGCGACCCGCGCCACGACCGTGCGCCTCGTCGCCGCGCTCGTCGCAACGAGCGCCCTCGTCTCCACCGTGAAGGCCCTCGTCGGCCGCGTCCGCCCCTGCGACGCGCTCGACGCCTGCGAAGCCGTCTTCATCGCCTCGCCCGGCGGACACTCCTTCCCGAGCGGACACGCCGCAGGCTCGTTCGCGTTCGCCGCGTTCGTCGCCTCCGTGCGCCCGGTGTTCGCCGTTCCTGCGTTCGTCTTCGCCGCACTCGTCGCCTGGTCGCGTTGCTTCCTCGCCGTGCACTACCCGAGCGACATCCTCGTGGGCGCGCTCGTCGGCACGTCGATCGGGCTCGTCGCGGCGCGGCTCCGCGGGCGCTTGGACCTCAAAGGTTCATCACGCAGCGGAACCCGATCACCGGCGTCGTCGCGTCCGGCACCTGGTGGAACCGGAACGCAGGATTGA
- a CDS encoding bifunctional serine/threonine-protein kinase/formylglycine-generating enzyme family protein — translation MTTSPQQDPLGITGTILAEKYRIDALIGEGGFSVVYRAEHLIWQQPVAIKCFRILAQAPENKRDELLDGFIQEGRLLASLSSRSAAIVQARDIGKFTTADGMWIPYMVLEWLEGKTLDHVLFVERVSGAKPREIHEALALLEPVAVALEIAHAKNIAHRDIKPANIFVIGDPRGPSPFTKILDFGIAKVMADHAAATAELAQTGKEITAFTPNYGAPEQFSRSYGATGPWTDVFAMALIMVEVLRGGIPAFEGEDFIQFALASRDPMRRPTPRTLGVQVSPEVEAVFEKALAVAPTDRYPSMGRFWAALHEAVFPDIAWNPGTTSGVSSSITSSPGGRAASRASMPGALQETLPRPNGGTAVMQGSPALTGSQGAQQRTTQDPPGSLATPPAAPSAPTGNTPAADQGKGLMAFAAFAAIALLGGSFAAYKMFTKPSGGTPTVASSAPVASVAPNASSSAAIAAAARPTECPAGMVLVPGGKFFMGSDEASFKLWQPAHKVILDTFCVDLHEVTAAEYKECSDQGECKRPEVAPNWPKTAGSTDEEHEKKREAYSEFCTFGKAGRENHPANCVSWHQADGYCKFRKKRLPTEAEWEYAARGSDGRKFPWGADEAAAGHMNAGGKEWAAWEKAQGLKLTGTLYDIDDGYPGTAPVGSFPKGKTRFGADDFVGNVWEWTADWYETYKADEEQINPKGAPAGDRKAIRGGGFNGGVQQWLNPAFRFHQVPDATTPVIGFRCVMNL, via the coding sequence ATGACGACGAGCCCGCAACAGGACCCGCTCGGCATCACCGGGACGATTCTCGCCGAGAAATACCGGATCGACGCGCTCATCGGCGAGGGTGGCTTCAGCGTCGTCTACCGCGCCGAGCACCTCATCTGGCAGCAGCCGGTCGCGATCAAGTGCTTCCGCATCCTCGCGCAAGCGCCCGAGAACAAACGCGACGAGCTGCTCGACGGGTTCATCCAGGAAGGCCGGCTGCTCGCGAGCCTATCGAGCCGCTCGGCGGCGATCGTGCAGGCGCGCGACATCGGCAAGTTCACGACCGCGGACGGGATGTGGATCCCGTACATGGTGCTCGAGTGGCTCGAAGGAAAGACGCTCGATCACGTGCTCTTCGTGGAGCGCGTGAGCGGCGCGAAGCCGCGCGAGATCCACGAGGCGCTCGCGCTGCTCGAACCCGTCGCCGTGGCGCTCGAGATCGCGCACGCGAAGAACATCGCGCACCGCGACATCAAGCCCGCAAATATCTTCGTCATCGGCGATCCGCGCGGGCCCTCGCCGTTCACGAAGATCCTCGACTTCGGCATCGCGAAGGTGATGGCCGATCACGCGGCGGCGACGGCGGAGCTCGCGCAGACGGGCAAGGAGATCACCGCGTTCACGCCGAACTACGGGGCGCCCGAGCAGTTCAGCCGATCGTACGGCGCGACGGGTCCGTGGACCGACGTGTTCGCGATGGCGCTCATCATGGTCGAGGTGTTGCGCGGCGGGATCCCGGCGTTCGAAGGCGAGGATTTCATCCAGTTCGCCCTCGCGAGCCGTGATCCGATGCGCCGGCCGACGCCACGCACGCTCGGCGTGCAAGTCTCGCCCGAGGTCGAGGCCGTGTTCGAGAAGGCGCTCGCGGTCGCGCCGACGGACAGGTACCCGTCGATGGGTCGCTTCTGGGCCGCGCTGCACGAGGCCGTGTTCCCGGACATCGCGTGGAACCCGGGCACGACGAGCGGCGTGTCGTCGTCGATCACGTCGTCGCCCGGCGGACGAGCGGCGTCACGCGCGAGCATGCCAGGAGCGCTGCAGGAGACGCTCCCGCGCCCGAACGGCGGCACCGCGGTGATGCAAGGATCGCCCGCGCTGACAGGATCGCAGGGCGCGCAGCAACGCACGACGCAGGACCCGCCGGGATCGCTGGCGACGCCGCCCGCCGCGCCGAGTGCGCCGACGGGCAACACGCCGGCCGCGGATCAGGGCAAGGGGCTCATGGCGTTCGCGGCGTTCGCGGCGATCGCGCTGCTCGGCGGCAGCTTCGCCGCGTACAAGATGTTCACGAAGCCCTCGGGCGGAACGCCGACGGTGGCCTCGTCCGCGCCGGTGGCAAGCGTGGCGCCGAACGCGAGCTCGTCAGCAGCGATCGCTGCGGCCGCGCGGCCGACGGAGTGCCCGGCGGGGATGGTGCTCGTGCCGGGCGGCAAGTTCTTCATGGGCTCGGACGAAGCGTCGTTCAAGCTTTGGCAACCGGCGCACAAGGTCATTCTCGACACGTTCTGCGTCGACCTGCACGAGGTGACGGCGGCCGAGTACAAGGAGTGCTCGGATCAGGGCGAATGCAAGCGCCCGGAGGTCGCGCCGAACTGGCCGAAGACGGCCGGGAGCACGGACGAGGAGCACGAGAAGAAGCGCGAGGCGTACTCGGAGTTCTGCACGTTCGGCAAGGCGGGCCGCGAGAACCATCCGGCCAACTGCGTGAGCTGGCACCAGGCCGACGGGTACTGCAAGTTCCGCAAGAAGCGCCTGCCGACGGAGGCGGAGTGGGAGTACGCGGCGCGCGGCTCCGACGGGCGCAAGTTCCCCTGGGGCGCGGACGAGGCCGCGGCAGGGCACATGAACGCGGGCGGCAAGGAGTGGGCGGCGTGGGAGAAGGCGCAAGGCCTCAAGCTCACGGGCACGCTCTACGACATTGACGACGGCTACCCGGGCACGGCGCCCGTCGGCAGCTTCCCGAAGGGCAAGACGCGCTTCGGCGCCGACGACTTCGTGGGCAACGTGTGGGAGTGGACCGCGGACTGGTACGAGACCTACAAGGCCGACGAAGAGCAGATCAACCCGAAGGGCGCGCCCGCGGGTGACAGGAAGGCGATCCGCGGCGGCGGCTTCAACGGCGGCGTGCAGCAGTGGCTCAATCCTGCGTTCCGGTTCCACCAGGTGCCGGACGCGACGACGCCGGTGATCGGGTTCCGCTGCGTGATGAACCTTTGA